CCGCGAAAAATAATCTCTACCATAATCATCCGTGCCGAAAAAATGAGTTTGGCTCATTGCCTGGAGTCTATCCTGAATAACAATTTGATTAGGATCGTATGGAGCAAGAAAAGCAAACAAGGAACCCAGTGCAAAAACCATTAGAATAATGACTGAGATCAAGCCCAGTTTATTCGATAACAATTCCGTTTTTATGTTATTCCATCTTCTTCTATTCATCTTGCTACCTCCATGCCCTGATTCGTGGATCAACTACGCTGTACAGGATATCTGCCAGTAAATTTCCGATGATGAGCAAGACGGACGTAAACATGGTAATTGCCATAATGATCGGGTAATCAAATCCAAAGGCAGCTTTAATACTAAGAGAGCCAATTCCCGGCCAAGAAAATACCGTTTCAGTAATAATCGCCCCAGCAATCAAATCAGGTAATGACATCCCAAGAAGGGTAATAATCGGTAAAAGTACATTTTTCAATACATGACGAAAAAGAATTTGCCATCGCGTGGAGCCATAGGCGTATTGGATTTGGACATAATCCTCCTTTAGTTGTCCAATCGTGTTGGAACGAATATATCTCATGTAAACAGACAATTGACCAAAACTAAGGACCAAACAGGGAAGTATACCGTGCTTGATAACATCCCAGGTGGAAGTTACCCCAATCGTTCTTATTCCCATGCTGGGAAGAAGATGCAGCTTAATCGCAAAAAAGTAGATGAGAAGCATAGCAAACCAAAAAGCTGGAATCGAAATCCCTACATACGAAAACATATTTAAAATACTGTCAATCCACTTATTACGATTTGCCCCTGCTAGTAATCCTAATGGAATAGCCAACAAAACAGAGAGAAGTATGGAGGCCCCCATTAACCCTGCCGTTGCCGGTAACCGTTCTATTACCTGTGTCAGCACAGGTCGGTGATTGATAAGGGAATAGCCAAAATCACCCATAAACACATTTTTCAACCACATAAAATACTGAACATACCCAGGTCGATCTAATCCCATGCTATGCCGAATCCGTTCTATATCCTCAAGACTCATTTTGGGAGTAATGAAGGCTTGCAGGGGATCACCGGGAGCCAGCTTTATCAAAGCAAAGCAAACAATAGAAATAAAAAATAACATCGGAATTGATTGAAGAATTCGTTTTACTATAAATGAAAACATGAATGTCCTCCTAGAACAGCTTCTTGGAATGAAAATAAGCTGATCCGAATCAGCTTATTTTCTCCCTTGTTCCCTATAAATGATCTAACTATTTATTATTGCTCATAAATTTTGGACAAATCCTCAAACATAGTCACTGGCTTCGTAACCGCTTCTTGCAAACCACCAAATCTTTTGTCCACCGCTATAATGGATTTAGGGTAGGCAATTGGATAGATCGGTACATCATCTGCTACTGTTTCTTGGATTTTTTTGTACAGTTCAGCACGTTTTGCAGTATCAACCTCTACAGCGGCTTTGGACCATAGCTGATCAAACTCTTTGTTATTGTAGTGCGAATAGTTAAAAGCCTCTGTACTAACAAATAGAGATTTGTATGCATCCGGTTCATAGCCCATAATATAGCCACCGAAGGACAAGTCATAATCTTTATTTTTCATATCTTGAGATTTATTTGAGAACGCTGCCGGATCTAATGGCTGTAGTTCAATGTCAATTCCGATGTCTTTCAACTTCTGCTGAAGATAGAGTGCCTGACTAGTTTGTGGTTTGTTGTTATTCACATATGCTAATCTAAGCTTCAAATGGTTCACTCCTGCTTTTTTCAGCAAATCCTTAGCTTTCTCCACGTTATATTCATACGTAGGTAATTCCTTTGTATAGTAAAGCGCATCAGGAGTAAGTAAGGAATGAGCAGGTTCAGCATAATCAAGAGACGAGTACGCTGCATGAACTAATTCATTTTTATCAATAGCATAGGCAATCGCTTGGCGAACCTCTTTTTTCTGTAGTACATCGATATTGAGGTTAAAAGCCATGTAAACCAATCGGCCTTCATTATATTTAATTAAATTAAACATCTGCATGTCATTCATCTTGTTATAGTCCTGCGGATCGATAAATTTCATTTGAATTTCGCCATTTTGCATCGCTAAATTCGCTGCATTGGTATCCTTAGTAATACGATACGTAACAGTATCTAAATAGGATTTTCCTGCAAAGTAATTATCAAAACGTTCTAAGGTTACATACTCGCCAGGTTTATATTCCTTAAATTTAAACGGTCCAGAACCTACTGGACTGAAGTTTTTTTCGCTCTTTTCAATATCCTCTACATTTTCAAAGATATGCTTAGGAATTGGAGAAACCTGAACCAAAGCCCCCTCAAAGGCTGCACTGACTTGAGGAAGTACAAAGTCTACTGTAGTATCATCAACCTTTTTTACTTGGATCGGCTTTCCATCTAATACAAACAAGCTTCGTTGTGGACTATGTTGCTTTTCATCCAAAATGCTAGCAAGCGTAAAGACTACGTCATCAGCAGTCAGCTTTTTCCCATCGTGCCAAGTCAGGTTATCTCGCAATTTTAGTGTATAGGTTAAAAAGTCCTTGGATTGCGTCAAGCTTTCAGCTAATACAAATGTTTTCTTCCCATCATTGATTGTAAATAAGGGTGCAAACAAGGATTGATTAATGGTTAAAGTCACACGATCCCCAGCATAATTCGGGTTAAGTGCACTCGGATCATCGCCAACTGCGATTACCAAGCTTCCTCCACTTTTGGGTTTACCGCTCTCAGCTACTGTTTGGCTCTGATCTCCCTGTTGCTGAGGTGCCATACCTTCACTAGCGCAACCGCTAAGAAATAAAAGGATACTCATCATAATAGAAATAATTCCAAAGCGCTTCGTCATGTCTACTCCTCCGATTTTGATCTTCATTTCGGGAATAACGTTAAGTTGTTTTCTAGTATAGCACCTTCGCTCAAAAAGGCAAGTAACCCGATCGGAATTAAACCATAAAATAAAATAAAATAAAATAAAATAAAGCAGTCACTACAGGATAACTACCTGTTAATGACTGCTTCATATAGTTGTTTCTACCTCGACTGTCCCATGATGCCCACACCCCGAATAACCAGCACGATTTCCATGAAAAAAACAGGTTGATCTGTTGATATGCATGTTCCTTAAAACATTTATATTTTGTTCAAAATAGAGGGCGATCGTTTTCCAGTCAACTGTCCAGGAAAGCAATCGCTCTTCTTTCGTTTTCGAATAATGTAACAACACCCTCTATTGGAATCAGTCAAAGCAGAGGAATGTCACCCTCTCGTTAATGACTTTCCCTTTCTATTATTTTTGATAGGCAACAGAGGGGACCAAGCTCTTTGGCATATCTGGCAGGTTGCCCCTAATAATGGCTGGAGTAATTGGGCCTCTTTAGGTGGTTGGATTGACCAGATAGCCGTAGAGTCCAGATTCCGTCGATGAGATACCTCGTAACAGATTTATCAGCTCTTTATGCGTAAGAATAAAAGAAAGAAAAAATGGAGATTGAACGTAGACTATCTGTTCAATCTCCATTTTTGTGTGTTTAGTAAGAAAAAGGAATGTGTAGCCTGCCTACAGCCTTCTTCCTGAGTTTCTACAAAGGAATTTTCCCCTATCCCAAAACATTGCCAGAATCTCAGAACAAACGTAAGCTACTCACCCTTGATAATCTCTTGTACTCTACCTACCATTCCGTTCGTTAATCTTACTTTGATCCCGTGCGGATGCGTACTAGAATTTGTCAGAATATCTTTCACAATTCCTCGTGTACGCTTTCCTGTCCTCTGATCTTGCTTTAAAACAATCTCCACTTCAAGCCCAGCTACGATCTCACTTCGCTTTTTCCCATCCATGTCCTCACCGCCTATACCTTCTATTTTGTATTTCCCTAGGTGTTTAATCAAGTTTGCTCTTCCTTCAAATAATGGCGATGATAAGATGTAATCCTATCATTTATGCCTCCGTATTCTCTGTTCTCTATACTTCCTGCCATATCTGTTCCCGCTATCGTGGGAGGAAATTTTTTCTCACAATTATGCTATTATATGATTCTTATCTACCTGTTTACCAACGCAGCACTCCGTCCATTTCCTTCCATATTATAAATCGTTCACATTCACGTAGTGTGCCTGTTCCGATACCGTATTCATCCATCGCCTCAGCCTGTAAATCTAGAAGGTGAAGCATTCCCCCATAGGTACCGACTGCCAGTAAACTCTCGTCCTCGGACACCGCTATACCAGAAATCGTACTGCCGACAAAATGGCGCCATAACTCCTTACCTTCCTGATTGATAAATCGAACGTAGCCGTAGGCATGACCAAGCACAGTGCCCCCTGTTAGTGCCACAGCTGCATATACCCTAGACTCCTCATCCATGATCGGCCAATCTTCTATTGCTTTCGCCTGACCATTCTCCACCTCTTTTAATGGAACACGAAACGTCATTCCATTATAGAAGTGACATGAATTAAACCAAACGCTCTGATTATCTTTAGAAAATAAGCAGTAATGAGGATAGCTAGACTCTGGATAGAATGTATGGGTCTCTCCAGTTCTCCGGTCTATTAGCACATGGTCACTGGATTGGCTCCCAAAGGCAATCCAACGTTCATCATGGGAAACCGAAGCGTGGGGCATATCGATGTCAGTATCCTCTGCCTCATATTCTAAGCACTCCGCAACACTAGGATGAAGAAGAGATACCTGGTCTTTTTCTACCAAGTAAATTCCGTACCCACTAGCCAGTAACAAGCTTTTCCCGTCTGTAAATGGAATTACTGCCTCCAGTATCGCCTCAGGATACTCACAATCAGCAAGGGTCTTCAAATCGGGAATTGTTGATTTAATCTGTGTCAATATATCTTCCCAACGAAACACTGCTATTTCTTTTCCCTGTAAATGTCGATCTGGATGACGGATTAGCCGGATATCCTGCTGACCAACCAAAGCATACACAGAGCCATCCATAGAGCAGCCAACATGGCTTAGCTCTGGAAACTGCTGTATCCCCTCTTCACTCGCTATGAAAACACTGCTCTTGTCCCATGTTGCTCCTGCGGTGAAGACGACCGTTTTTCTGTCCAGAAATGAAATAGACCGTACAGCCTGCATCGCTTTTTCAAAATTCATAGCTAACGGCCATGTGGCAGGTGGAAGCTCTTTACGGAGCTGTTGCCATTCCCCCTTCTTATTAGCAGTCTTTATCATTTCAAATACTTCTTCCGCCAATTGAGTCCTCTGGTCATCTGAGGGATACGCGGGCTCCTGTTTTCCTTCCATCTCTTTCATTTCACGGATAAAACGGTTTACATCTGAAGCATACCGTTTCCCCTCTTCACGCCATGCCGCTGCTACTTCTTTATTTAACCAGTCCATTCCTATCTCCTCCTAGATGCATTTGGTTAAAACAAGCTGAATTCAATTGTTATCCATTATGATTAAACAATGATGTTCATGGAGAAAACGGGTAACATTATCTAACATAGAAATCCCATTCTGTTCCATCCGTCATTTTTATTAAAGAATAGATTTATGAAATCCGATCTCCTGTCATGGAACAATCCTCAAGAACGAACCAAAAATTTTTGTCATCGTAATCCTTGATCACTCCACTGATCTTATATCCAGGATTTAGATACTCGGGTTTTATCTGGCGCTTAACAGCTTCGTAATTCGTAACTGCATAGACATTATCGTTTCCTCTAATGATGATTCCTTGAGGATAAAACATTTGTATGACTCCATTGATTTCCTGCCCTAAGCTATACTTGCGCTTTGTGTGATTCCATTCTTCCCTATATGGTTCCAGCGCTAAATCCCAAATCTTTTGAAATTCAGCTTCACCTATCAATTCATCGTCTGCATACTCTATTTCGATTTCACTTAATTGAAAATCAGGTGCAGTCGAAATCGCATAATGATAGTTATCCGTTACGACAATCTGCCGATATGCTGCATTGCGGTCATCAACCTCAAAATAATAGAGTTCATTATCCTCAATTCCTGGCAACCTTACATATTTCATGAAATGTTCGCTCCTACTATAACGTTACGTCAAGCTTATGACGATTGTCTCTAGTTTTTAAATGAAGTTCATTTTATTCCATAAAAGCATCCTGTTCATGATAATAGCGGAGTGCTTTGGCTATCAGCAAAATATCTGGCTCTTCCCCCCGCCTTCTTACTACGTCAATTACATCTTGAACAGTAGCAATCTCCAGCCAGGACTGCACCTCCCGATCCGCTATAGACGCAGGGATGGCCTCATCACGGTGGTTTTTCATTGTTTGTCCCGCTTCCTCCAAATCCCAGCATTCTTCTTCCGGAATTATGTAATAGTCGTTATGTAGTGGGTCACGCCCAAAAGCATTCACATTCGTATAAATCCACTCATTCCATTCCACTTTCTCAATCCTTCTAATTAATTCTTCAAGATGTTTAAAACATTCCATGTAAAAACCCCCTTTCTATTAAATAGCTACACCAATCTTCGTTCTGTAGAGCTTGTACCTTCAAATCCTTTTCAGAAGTATCATCCTTGCTATTCTTCAAATTTCCTCTGTAATTTTTGGAGGATTTTTACGATAGATTCTCTATTTTTCGCCTCTTTCATATAGACAGGAAGGGAATGGGAAGCCGTTCGCATGGGACCATTCACTGGTTTTTCACGCAAGGATGCTGACGTGTATGATATGAGATAGTTCAAATGGTCTCGGTTTACAGCCCATACCGGTTTCCCACGAAAATAATCCAAATAGTATAGCTCCAAATGAAAAACTGGATCTTTCCCATCTCTAATATCCTGGTACCGCCATTGATAATCTGCCACTCTGTGCATAGGAACTTGATTCATTGTGTGGCAATGAGGACACGCTATATTCAATTGTTTTTGAGTTATTTTCTTTTCATCCTTTACTTCCAGATTAAAGTACCTTTCACAATGCTGGCAGAACCCTCTAGCCGAGTATTTATAGGCTTCCGATTGTGTTTCTGTATGATAACACGCTCCACATTTTAGAACATATCCATTAGCTTCTTTAGAAATATAGGCATTTTTTGTACATTTCGGGCAGTGCACGACTACCTTGCCACCATAATGAGTTACCATATTAAAGCAATATTTATGACCATATTCGTCTGTAAATCGTTCCAATATAGACCCTCCTAATTATTCAGAAGTAATATCGTCTATGCCTCACTACTACGCTCTCCATGGCATTGACTTATTATGTTTATCGTCAAAATGGCAAACATCTCTTGATTGGACCAAATAAACTGAGTCTAGCACCCTTATGAATAAGATTCTCTAATGCCTGACTCAATTCCACGAACTCCATCACTTCTGCCGTATTGCTTATGTAATGCTTGATTATTCGCTCTTTATTAACTCTACCCAGCATTTCTTTGTAGATACAGTGCCATCTGGATCAATTTGGTATTTCTAATTCTTTTTGGTCACATTTGGTCCTAAAACCAAGTCACACATCAATTTCAAATGCATCTAATCCCTTTTTTAATTGATGAAATAAAGGTAATCTTTTTAAAAAATCATATAATAGGTAAAGTAATAGATATCGCTAAAGCCCTATAGAAACCGGATGTTCAATTCATAAAACAACTTCAGAAAAAAGGTGATCTTGTTGGAAGTAATGGTTTATACGCTAAATGCCTTCGCAACTGACCCAAATGGGGGGAATCCAGCGGGCGTTGTGTTAGAGGCTGATTTATTGAAGCAGAAGGACATGCAAACTATTGCTCATATAGTTGGATTTTCTGAAACAGCGTTTATTCAGACATCCTCCATCGCAGATTTTAAGATTCAATTTTTTACCCCTAATGCCGAGGTTGATTTATGTGGTCATGCCACAATTGCAGCGTTTTATCTAATGGTATGTCAACAAAAAATTAGTCACGGCACATATACATTAGAATGTAAGGCCGGCTTGTTACAGGTAACCGTGGAAAATGATCATCATATTTTTCTTTCGCAAGCCCTCCCAACCTTTTATGATCAACCAGATAGAGAAGATATCATCAAATCTCTACATATATCAGCAGAAGACTTAGACCAACGACTGCCGCTTGAGATTGTTTCAACAGGATTGAAGGATATACTTGTTCCAATTAGAAACTTAGAGGTTCTCAATAAAATTACCCCTGATTTTGATCAAATCACACTACTAAGTAAAAAATATCAGGTTATTGGCTTTCATTTATTCACATTGGAAACAAAAAACGAAATGATTGCTACTTGTAGGAACTTTGCTCCTTTGTATGATATACCGGAGGAAAGTGCGACAGGGACATCATGTGGGGCCCTAACATGCTATTTGTACAAGCATAAAATCATTTCTGACCATACCATTCACCGCTTAGCTTTTGCTCAGGGTCACAGCATGAATCAGCCCTCTACTATTATTTCAAGACTTTCGGTTAAACAGGGGCGTATCACTCAAATTGAAGTTGGAGGGACTGCATCAAATATTCAAAACCGGTCCGTTACCTTATAGGTTTTCTTTGGGAAGCCCGTTTATTTTTACGAGAAAAGACACCCGAATCATCAGGTGTCTGCTTGATTTAAGATATTATAAAGAGCTATTGTAGTAGCTGTAAGAATTGTTTACCGCTCAGCCATTGGCAGAAGCTATAACTCATCAGGTTGCGGAGAGCGTAATTGTATTCCCCACTACTATCGATATTCAATGACTGGTCTCACTCCTTAACCCAAAGCTGTCAATTCGTATTCAGCTTTGGGTGGGACGACCGAATACACCTGTCGATGAACGATCCTGCTACATCTATTCTCACCATTATTCAGCGAGCATTTTATATGATTGATACCTCTATAATAAAGCTTATTTAGCCTATAACGTCCTCAATAAACCTCTCTAACGGAGTAACATCCGTAATCCTTTTATTACATTCATGACTATTGATACATATATAGTGACCAACCGCTTTGTAATAATCAGAAGATGCATTAACAGGTCTTGATTTCGATATCGCTGAAAATAAAGCAACCTCACCATGTCCATGGCATAATGCACATATGTTTTTCTTATTTACAATCGTATATTTACCTTCGATTCCAACTATTTTCCCCTTCAAATGATAGACGATGAACAATTTATTACTAGAAATATTGATCCACCCAAGATAGGTTACCTTGTAATAGTCAATCGTTACTAAATCAGGAACCTTAAGCTTTTTATTTTTGGGGAATAGTTTCTTTATCTGTTGTTCGGTCACTTGTGGAAATTCAACCAAGTAGGGTAATAATGAACGTAGATAATCCTGAAAATCCTCAGCTTCTTTTAATGAGGAAATTCTTTTCAACAATTGTTTTTGGATGTCCGTAACATTAGGAAATACATCTATTGCTTTTGCTTCTGAGCCGTACCTCACCGCTTCCATTACTTTCGGATCAGCAACAGTTAAGGTAGCGTTTTGCAGGATATCTATTTGCTTCTTAATATAGTTGTATTGATGATTTTTAATAAATGGCTCCATCATATGATTCCCTCCAAATACGTAAACCTAATCTTTTCAAAAGGCTCAATCTTTCTTTCATTGCCCTCTCTTTTACTATAAAAAATTAGCTTCTTCTTTGATATGTAGCAGATGACTGAGAAATAAACTCGACATACAAAAAGCACTTATAACCTAATCCTAAGATTATAAGTGCAGTACTATTCACGCCTATTTACTTGAATAGACAATTTTTTTAATTGTCTCTATCGAAAGAAAGTAGTCATCCGCTAATTGATGAATCGTTTTTCCATTTTTAAATGCATGTTTAATGGCAATATTTCTATCATCAATTAGCTTTCTTCCGCCAGAACGTGATCCCCATTTTTGGTAAGTCGTTTTTGGTTTGGGAATATATATGGTTTCACCTTGAATATATTTTTGAATTTCAACAAGTAGCTTTTCGGGTAAAATAGCTGTTGCCTTCACATATTTCATCTCTGACTGCCCCCTATTCATTAAATCAATGAAAATAAGGTGCAAAGCCAAAAGATTAGAAATGATCTATGCCGATTTGGGCGATTTCATTATTGAATATCCACCCCATGCAAAGTATCGCCTCCAACACTTGGCTTTGCATGAGATGCTGCGGTTTCTGGCAAATTACGCTTTTTTGCCACTACTTTTCACCTCCTGGGATTTTCATCAGGCATTTTTCATTTGTTGTATAATTTCAATCATATATGATGTGGTTTGTCAGGGGAAGTGAGTTGTGGTTTGATTGGTACTGATTTCGGATACCCAGTCTAACTAAAATCTTCGCTTAGGAAGACATTATAATGATTATATCGAGTTTCTAACGTATACCTATCATTCAAGTTGTTCTGTAATTTGGCAATATGCTCATACAGCCAATCTTCATGTACATCCCTATTTTTGTATTCCTTTATACTTGTCTCATTAAAAATTTTATCTTTTTCATTGCTGCTCGCCTTGTATTTTATCAAGCATTGTACATCATTTGGAATGTCGCCCCATAAATAGCTTATGCCTTCTGCTGTTATATCCATTTCACTCAAAGTCTGATTGTAATTAACCTGCTCAATTAATTTTCCATTTAGCGTTCTCTGATTGGATTTTACCTGTTCAATAAAATCCTTCGTGTTAAAAATCATGATGGTTTCCAAATGGTCATAGTAGGGGTTGCTTGCTTTTGTCTCTCTCCACATGCTTTGTTTTTCATACGCATAAATTCTACCTGTCTTCATATAGAAGTAGTAATGCTGATCAGCATAGAAAGCTTGTAGGCTATCAAGTCGAAGCAAACTATCATTATGACCTATATCTGTGGTTATTTTATAAACAGATGATTCAATCGAATCAATTAAGAAAATATCACTATAATAAGGTTTCCCATACTCTACCCCAGAATTTGAAATAAAAAAAATGGCGTACTGATCATCTAGGGCATATATTTCAGATAAATGAGCCTCAACGTCATTCAGGCTATTGGTTTCCATCCATTTATTGCGATATTCGTCAGCAGGTATCACTACAATTTTATTTGTACGTTTTTCATTGGTCTCTATCCTATAAAATGCGATTACATTTTTGTTATCTTGCTGATCAAGCTCAGCTCCGTATATTACATTGCCTGTAGGTGAGATTGAGATTTTGGCTATTTGTTGAGGGATGGGATATAGGGTTCCCTTTTTTCCTTTTTCGAGATTAATATTACAGATCTCCAGTTTTCCTTTTTCACAGGAATGACTGCAAGCTATGAATGATGGATTTACGATAGGCTTAAGTGGGATTAGTAGAGGTATTTCAGCTCGTTCTTTTTGCATTATAAGTTCGCCCCCGATATATAAAATACGAGTGTGATTATATTAATAATATTACCACACTCGCGATTATGTTAATTATTCAATTAATTCCCAAATAAAATGAATGACCATGAATCTCCGGATCTCTAGTTACCTTGTAAAAGATTTCCTTAGCTAGATTTCTTGTCCTAGCAAAAGTATCTGAATCTTCCATTAAGCGAGCCTCTGCTTCCCCCTCACTGATACCAGGTCCAATAACGACTTTCACCTTCCTTTTTAAAATAGTATCTATATGCTACAAACATATTTTTTATTTTGCCTTAATTGTTCGCTTACTTCTGATACTAAAACGTATGTCGCACCACCAATAACAATAGTCGCGGTTGTTATTAACAATGCTTCTAAAGCAGCTGTTAATCCTAAAGCTAGTGGATAGACAAAAGCAAAGCTGGGAAAATTTTTATTTAAATCCTCCTTTTGGTTAAAATCATCGAGATTAATTATTTCTCCATTACTCTCGTTTATTAGTTTTCCCTCTAAAATACTAGTACCATCTTCTTCATTTTTAATCCCATCAAGAATAACCTCATATTCTGCTTCTTCTGTTTTAAAGGTAATTTTTTTTGTTTCCTTATCCATTGAAGCAATATAGTCTTCCCCATTCTCATGTTACCATTACTTCTGTTACGTAATCATCATTCCGTAACACCTCAAAGTCCTTATCCTTTGCATATGTATAATTACTTAATGTAATTGTTAGTAACATACATAGAGATAAGAATGATAAAAAAGCTGTTTTACAGTTTCTTACTATTTTTTTAAACAAAACTATTCCACCCCTTATTTTGAATTATATGTAAATATTAGAACAAAACTAAATATTTGTAAATTATATCCATTTATTTAATTTCACAATTAAAATATTAGTTAGACTTATTTGTAGTTTGGAGCATAAAATAAAAGAGTATATGTCTAACCATAGTAATGAATATCATGTCTATAATATTGTGTGGATTGGTAAATACGAATAACATTTACTGGGTATTCCGCTGTTCACAAGTTACTCTTTGGTAAAACTAAAAACGGTACAACGAAATCAAATTTGAATACAACGTGAAACTGAAATAAGCAACAGAAGACGAAAAAACTGGATGATGGTTTTAGCAGATGGCACTCTGTCCTCAGAGGAATACAGTTCATTAATTGATAAGGAAGAAAAACGTATGAAGAAAGTATACAGTGAATTTCAGGCTGAGGAAGTGGATCTTGGTGCCGACATGCTTGTGAGTGGGGATACTGCTGATATTAATAATGCCATCATACTTACAGCTACTAGCGTTTGTTTTTCATGCGTCATTCCCCCTTTCTGATTCCAGATCAATTATTTGATCCAGCTGAGCGGATTTTGTGACACCATTTCATTTTTTTCGTAGGCTTATGTACAAATACCCTCCAAGGTTAATAATGTACGAGGGAGTCACCAAACAACTCATGAAAAACTTGATCTGAACAAAAAAACAGTCATCACAGAAAGATAAACTGTGACAACCGTTTGTAGTTTTGTGGAAAAGGATATCGTTTTAAAAAACAAGTAGACTATATAATTAAATTAAAAAATCGTAGATATATTTATGGTGGGGGTGGGTCGTGATGATTCAAATCCACATATTAACACTTCTATAAGCTTTATAGAAAACCATATTTGTTCTCTCTTTGTTTAAATGCTTCTTCCCCACCTTCTAGCAAACCTGCCACTTCCTTTCTTAAGTGATTATTCTCAATTGATCCTGATGTATAAACTATACTGTTATTAATAAAATCTGCGACAACAATCTGTTCAGCATCTGCATTTACTACAAGGTTAGCATTGTGTGTCGCTATAATAATTTGTCTTTTCTCTTTTGCTTTACGAAAAGCTGTTATTAACTCGTTAGAGATAAATCTATTATCTAAATTGTCTTCTGGTTGATCAAGTATAATTGGATAGTCTCCATCGGCTAAATATAATTTTAATATTACTGCGCCTTTTTGACCAACGCTTAATTT
This is a stretch of genomic DNA from Brevibacillus laterosporus DSM 25. It encodes these proteins:
- a CDS encoding ABC transporter permease; translated protein: MFSFIVKRILQSIPMLFFISIVCFALIKLAPGDPLQAFITPKMSLEDIERIRHSMGLDRPGYVQYFMWLKNVFMGDFGYSLINHRPVLTQVIERLPATAGLMGASILLSVLLAIPLGLLAGANRNKWIDSILNMFSYVGISIPAFWFAMLLIYFFAIKLHLLPSMGIRTIGVTSTWDVIKHGILPCLVLSFGQLSVYMRYIRSNTIGQLKEDYVQIQYAYGSTRWQILFRHVLKNVLLPIITLLGMSLPDLIAGAIITETVFSWPGIGSLSIKAAFGFDYPIIMAITMFTSVLLIIGNLLADILYSVVDPRIRAWR
- a CDS encoding ABC transporter substrate-binding protein translates to MTKRFGIISIMMSILLFLSGCASEGMAPQQQGDQSQTVAESGKPKSGGSLVIAVGDDPSALNPNYAGDRVTLTINQSLFAPLFTINDGKKTFVLAESLTQSKDFLTYTLKLRDNLTWHDGKKLTADDVVFTLASILDEKQHSPQRSLFVLDGKPIQVKKVDDTTVDFVLPQVSAAFEGALVQVSPIPKHIFENVEDIEKSEKNFSPVGSGPFKFKEYKPGEYVTLERFDNYFAGKSYLDTVTYRITKDTNAANLAMQNGEIQMKFIDPQDYNKMNDMQMFNLIKYNEGRLVYMAFNLNIDVLQKKEVRQAIAYAIDKNELVHAAYSSLDYAEPAHSLLTPDALYYTKELPTYEYNVEKAKDLLKKAGVNHLKLRLAYVNNNKPQTSQALYLQQKLKDIGIDIELQPLDPAAFSNKSQDMKNKDYDLSFGGYIMGYEPDAYKSLFVSTEAFNYSHYNNKEFDQLWSKAAVEVDTAKRAELYKKIQETVADDVPIYPIAYPKSIIAVDKRFGGLQEAVTKPVTMFEDLSKIYEQ
- a CDS encoding YwbE family protein, which encodes MDGKKRSEIVAGLEVEIVLKQDQRTGKRTRGIVKDILTNSSTHPHGIKVRLTNGMVGRVQEIIKGE
- a CDS encoding DUF7716 domain-containing protein, producing MECFKHLEELIRRIEKVEWNEWIYTNVNAFGRDPLHNDYYIIPEEECWDLEEAGQTMKNHRDEAIPASIADREVQSWLEIATVQDVIDVVRRRGEEPDILLIAKALRYYHEQDAFME
- a CDS encoding PhzF family phenazine biosynthesis protein gives rise to the protein MVYTLNAFATDPNGGNPAGVVLEADLLKQKDMQTIAHIVGFSETAFIQTSSIADFKIQFFTPNAEVDLCGHATIAAFYLMVCQQKISHGTYTLECKAGLLQVTVENDHHIFLSQALPTFYDQPDREDIIKSLHISAEDLDQRLPLEIVSTGLKDILVPIRNLEVLNKITPDFDQITLLSKKYQVIGFHLFTLETKNEMIATCRNFAPLYDIPEESATGTSCGALTCYLYKHKIISDHTIHRLAFAQGHSMNQPSTIISRLSVKQGRITQIEVGGTASNIQNRSVTL
- a CDS encoding winged helix-turn-helix transcriptional regulator; amino-acid sequence: MYSVVPPKAEYELTALG
- a CDS encoding FusB/FusC family EF-G-binding protein, translating into MMEPFIKNHQYNYIKKQIDILQNATLTVADPKVMEAVRYGSEAKAIDVFPNVTDIQKQLLKRISSLKEAEDFQDYLRSLLPYLVEFPQVTEQQIKKLFPKNKKLKVPDLVTIDYYKVTYLGWINISSNKLFIVYHLKGKIVGIEGKYTIVNKKNICALCHGHGEVALFSAISKSRPVNASSDYYKAVGHYICINSHECNKRITDVTPLERFIEDVIG
- a CDS encoding CD3324 family protein; the protein is MKYVKATAILPEKLLVEIQKYIQGETIYIPKPKTTYQKWGSRSGGRKLIDDRNIAIKHAFKNGKTIHQLADDYFLSIETIKKIVYSSK